From the genome of Erinaceus europaeus chromosome 1, mEriEur2.1, whole genome shotgun sequence:
aaaatttaaaaatatttaaaagggtggttatagtggttatgcaaagagactctcatgcccgaggctccaagatcgcagcttcaatcccccacactgccataaactagagctgagcagtgctctggtaaaaataaaataaataaatatttttaaaaaagagtgacaCAAATaagcctaattaaaaaaaaaaacaaaacatcatgAGATCAACCTTATTTGCCATGGAACGTCAGGCAGCATCTCCACCCTCCACCcactctccctgcccccatcacTCCTTCCAGAACTCTTCTGGATACTGGCTATAGGTGAGGGGGATCCCAATATGATAGTCCCGAATGGCGTTGAGCACACGCAGGTCCTGACACATGCGCACGAAACTCTCGGATGAAAATCTGTCGAGGAAACACTTTCCAAAGGACGCTGCCTGAGAACAGTCAGAGGACAACAAAGGAGAGCTGTCTTCCTGCCAGTTCATCCCCTGCCCAGTACCCCCCTCCCCTAGTCCTGTTCCCAGGCCAACCCTGAGCAGACTCTTCTGCATGTCTGGCCGGTGCTCATGTCCCGCAGCCTCGATGCACTGCTGCACGGCCTGTGTCAGCTGTCCCAGCTCCTGGATCTCCCGCAGGTACTCGTCTGCCTTCTGGCTCTCTTTCTGGTAGGGAGCAGGATAACAGGGGTGGGGTACCAGGAAAAAGAACAATCCCACATCTTGCCTACCGTGGTTCAAATGGGCTGGTTTGAAGGAGCTTCAGAAGCTAGAGTCCAAGTCACCTCAGCTGACCTGCAGTGCCCACCGATTCAGCCCATATGAACCCACAAAGGCCTAGGAGTTCCCAGGAGTAGCCATGACTTATGCCTGGATGGGTAATCATGGTGGTTCTTTATTtctcccagcaccacctggaGACACCGTGATCTTTCAGTCTACTTGAGGCAGCAATCCCTAGTTCAGTCCTCTGTCCCGgctagatccctctcttcacagGGGCACCCAACCATACCCAGGTAGGGACAGGTTCTTGGCCAGTtgggaggaaaggggaaaggagagcATCCAAGAAAAGCTTGGAGCTTTACCTCATACTCTTTCTGGGCTTCCAATAGCAGTGCTCCAGGGGCCATAGAGGCAATTTTGAAGATCTCTTCACTGGCAGCTGGAAGAGTTGGTGAGGGAGTTCTCAGGCCTGTCTCAATGCCCTAATGCTGCTCTGGGACACTGGCCCATGGCAGCCGCAGCACAAAGGAGCTCCATCCCTGCTCACATGGTGCCTTACCTGGAACCTCGTGCAGGAACTCATGGGTGCTACGGGAGAATATGCGGACCCCATCCAGCTCAGGCACCAGGTAGGAGTCCTCATCCAGCACAAACCTAAGCTTGGTCAAGGTTCCTAAGAGCAATCAGAGATAGAGCAGGGCGGGTCCCCCCAAATCCCTTCTCATCCCTCACAGACAGTCCCCCAAGGATACTGGATGCTTTCAGGCGCATCACCCACTACCATCAAGCGCCTCTCCCAGGCCACCACCACAGCCCTCTCCTTGCTTCGAGGACGGCTGCACCTGTAGGCGGCACCACACACGTATAAATCTGGGACACAAACAGATGTCAACCCACAGCCACACCCCCATCCCAATGTGTACTGGGATAGCCTTGTATGTGTTTACTTGGGCTTCTGACTTGTATGCTTCCCTACCACCCAATGTTGTAGCTTCCTGAGGCTCATAGGGAACAGAGGGCCCTTCAATGTGCACTGGTAGAGAAGATAAAATGCAAGCTCCACTTGACACAGTCAGCAGAAAGGATGAACCCAAGTGTTCCAAGAAAGTGTCCACCCCTACATCAATACCCCCATCCTTACCAGACCATCTGCTTTGGGGGCGCCCGGATGTTGCAGTTGAACTCACACAGCTTCTCCTAGAAGGGTACAGGAAATGTCATGGCTCTGTCCCAGAAGTCATTCCATTGGCTGAAAAGCGTTTCCCATTCCCCCTGCCCATCAATTGATCTTCCCTGGACAAGGCATTACAATGGTGCATTTGTGGCCCTGGATTGCACCTTGAGTGACGTTGTTCCCATCCATATGTAGCCAGTGTCGGTGAAGAGTGCCAGGTGTCGGTAGGTGAAGGAGACAGCCATTTGTAGGAAGCTGCTCACTCCCGGGGCCAGGCCAGGGAGTGTCTGGAGAAGGGCCAGAGAGGACACCAGTGTTATTGACAGCTCAGAGCTCACTCGCTGCCTCCAGCAGCCTCCCTTTCACTCCTACTTAGGATCTCACCACTGAAGAGCAGGTTGCGTGGTCCAGGAGATAAAGATCAGGACCCACAGCCAGAAGAATGTGTGCCACTCGTTCCTGGAACAGTGTGGTCCAGCATGAAGGTGCAGTCTGAAGACCTGTGCCAGGAAGGAGAACCTCAGCTTCCCACATCCCACAGCTTCCGCCTCTGTTGGTCCCGTGGTCTGGAGGCACATCCATGGGCACTGAATGTGGTCTCAGAGCTTACCTGGTACCTCTGGCATCCGACGGAGTTTGAGGTCACCCACATTGGCACTGAGGGTGAAGCGGTGGGCCCCTGTGAGGATGGCCACACCGGAACCGAACTCAGTATGAAAGATTCGGGCGTCAAGAACCCGGTTCTGGAGTACCTCCTGGGTAGAAGTGTCATGGGTTTAGGAAGCCACAGAGTCACAGACCCCATCCCTTTCCCCTCGCTCCCAGGGGCCCTTACATTGCCCATGCTGAAGTGTCTTCGGAAGTCACCGTGAAGCCCGTAGACCAGTACCACACCATCTTCCTGCACGCAGAGCAGCTCCTCTTCAGCTGACCAGCCCAGGGATACGACTGGCCCACTCTTCCACTGCAGGGCAAAGGGAGGCTCCTGAGGCTGTCCCAGGATGTAGGAGCCCTGCCCAGTTCCCAACCTAGGGCTGGTCAGAAGAGCTCACCAGCAGATTGGCCAATGGCATGCCAGAAGCAGAGTAGATGTCTAGCACCGGGCGCACACTGGCAGCCTTCTCCTTCCGCCAGGGGTTCCTGAGCAGTGCTGCCATTTGAGAAGAGGGTTTCTGTCCTAGCTTCCCAGGCCCTCCCCATGTGAAGCAGGCCTCATGAGTACCACAGTTAAACGCATCCAGGGGAGATGAGGGGGGCAGGGGAGTATACCAGTATGGAAAACCTGACATCAGTGCCCCAGGAATCACAGACCTTGAGTTCACCCCATTGTCCTAGAGTATGCCAAAGAGTGACATACCAATGGGGCCCCCATAGGGTGCGGCAGCCACCAGGCAGTCCCTGAGTTCCTCCTTCAGGTCCCAGTCCATGCTGTACAGCTCATATTTCCTGTCCATACAGAGACAAGCAGAAATTAGTGCCCTCGTGACCTTGCATTCAGATGGAATGAAGCACAGAGAAACTCATAAAGGTTCCACTTATAAATAAGGACCACcatccatccccaccccagaggcagagagagaggtaggCGTGAGCGGAAACAGACATGGGAACCAAGCACACTCACATTTAGAGACAGAAGGCAAGGAAGCAAGTAAGCAATGTGGCCAATATCCACGGTACAGGCTGACAGAGGACTAGGGTGAGGTGGCCGGCTTAGGCTTGAATtagcaaaatataaaatattcagAGTCCCTTGGAGTATAAGcagtcttttttctatttcttgttcTTTACACTGAGTCAAGCTGTGGGCTTTATACTTTGGGGTCAAGCTCAAGGTTTGTTAATAGTGAACTCAGCATTAGGGGTACTGAGTTAGCAGTGCTTGAAAGAAATGCAAGAGGAGCTCTTTTAAAGACTTTAAgttgggggtccaggtggtggtgcaccaggtcaagtgtacatagtacaaagcacaaggatcctggtttgagcccctggctccccacctgtgccgGGGAGAGAGGgggcttcacaaagggtgaagtagatctgcaggtgtctttctctccccctcccctttcaatttctttttgtcctatccccaaaaattgaaaagaatggtagtgcaggcactgagccccagcaataactctggaggcaaaaaaaaaaaaagtttaagctgAG
Proteins encoded in this window:
- the VPS16 gene encoding vacuolar protein sorting-associated protein 16 homolog is translated as MDCYTANWNPLGDSAFYRKYELYSMDWDLKEELRDCLVAAAPYGGPIALLRNPWRKEKAASVRPVLDIYSASGMPLANLLWKSGPVVSLGWSAEEELLCVQEDGVVLVYGLHGDFRRHFSMGNEVLQNRVLDARIFHTEFGSGVAILTGAHRFTLSANVGDLKLRRMPEVPGLQTAPSCWTTLFQERVAHILLAVGPDLYLLDHATCSSVTLPGLAPGVSSFLQMAVSFTYRHLALFTDTGYIWMGTTSLKEKLCEFNCNIRAPPKQMVWCSRPRSKERAVVVAWERRLMVVGDAPESIQFVLDEDSYLVPELDGVRIFSRSTHEFLHEVPAASEEIFKIASMAPGALLLEAQKEYEKESQKADEYLREIQELGQLTQAVQQCIEAAGHEHRPDMQKSLLRAASFGKCFLDRFSSESFVRMCQDLRVLNAIRDYHIGIPLTYSQYKQLTIQVLLDRLVLRRLYPLAIQICEYLRLPEVQGVSRILAHWACYKVQQKDVSDEDVARAINQKLGDTPGVSYSDIAARAYGCGRTELAIKLLEYEPRSGEQVPLLLKMKRSKLALSKAIESGDTDLVFTVLLHLKNELNRGDFFMTLRNQPMALSLYRQFCKHQELETLKDLYNQDDNHQELGSFHIRASYASEERIEGRVAALQTAADAFYKAKNEFAAKATEDQMRLLRLQRRLEDELGGQFLDLSLHDTVTTLILGGHNKRAEQLARDFRIPDKRLWWLKLTALADLGDWEELEKFSKSKKSPIGYLPFVEICMKQHNKYEAKKYASRVGPEQKVKALLLVGDVAQAADVAIEHRNEAELSLVLSNCTGATDGATADKIQRARAQAQKK